In Cydia strobilella chromosome 8, ilCydStro3.1, whole genome shotgun sequence, one DNA window encodes the following:
- the LOC134743489 gene encoding tetratricopeptide repeat protein 12-like: MSLNRILSNPALKDKKEMELNEEWNNFVKRIGEVSGLVKDMASGDKAKSDAASALADQYLQGKVIVDEDVEMKVKCDRTVINKKAFRSMENEGEMDKDAWMAEVSKDAEMRFQDRKVRRERADTLKTQAVKAFNRGEYEKALSCYNRALEQVRDNPMLYCDRALTNIKLGNFQKVFKDCEWALKLNENSFKARLYTTKAHKELEETDKLEKCLVELREKFPQHEDLVQYFLEKKEGKQEEEEDDQ, translated from the exons ATGAGTTTAAATAGAATCTTATCAAATCCAGCTTTGAAAGATAAGAAGGAAATGGAGTTAAATGAAGAATGGAACAACTTCGTGAAGAGAATAGGGGAGGTGTCAGGTCTTGTGAAGGATATGGCGAGCGGAGACAAGGCGAAATCTGATGCTGCAAGCGCGCTAGCCGACCAGTACCTTCAGGGGAAGGTTATAGTTGATGAAGACGTGGAAATGAAGGTCAAGTGTGATCGTACTGTGATTAATAAGAAGGCGTTCCGGAGTATGGAGAATGAG GGTGAAATGGACAAAGACGCATGGATGGCAGAAGTGAGCAAAGATGCAGAGATGCGTTTCCAAGACAGAAAAGTACGCCGCGAACGCGCCGACACCCTCAAGACTCAAGCCGTAAAGGCTTTCAACAGAGGAGAGTACGAGAAAGCACTTTCTTGCTACAATCGGGCTTTGGAGCAAGTCAGAGACAACCCTATGCTGTATTGTGACCGTGCGCTTACTAACATCAAGCTGGGGAATTTTCAAAAG GTATTCAAAGACTGCGAATGGGCCCTGAAGCTGAACGAGAACAGTTTCAAGGCGCGTCTCTACACCACTAAGGCTCACAAAGAGTTAGAAGAGACAGACAAACTGGAGAAATGCCTGGTAGAGCTGAGAGAGAAGTTCCCGCAGCATGAGGACCTGGTGCAGTACTTTTTGGAGAAGAAGGAAGGTAAACAGGAGGAAGAGGAAGATGATCAGTAA